In the bacterium genome, AAGGGTAGAAAAGAACCTTGAGGCTTTCTTTCTTATAATGGGCTCTTTTTCTATTTTTAATCTTTTAATCTTTGGAAAAGAAAGCCTTAATCTCCAATTTGCCATCCATTGCTTAAAAGAGCCAATAATAATTAGCCTTGCTTGCCTTATCTCTGGGTTATTATTCCATCATTTTCAAAATAGAATAAAAAATGGTGTTTTTGCATTAGAAAGAAGTATTGGTCTTTTTTCCCCCTTCCTGTTAATTGTCTTTCTTGGCATTATCTCATCAATTATCACGGCAATTATTACAAGTTTAATATTAGTTGAGATAATTTATGATCTTTCTATAAAAAGAAAGGAAAAAATTGCCTTTTGTGTTCTTTCCTGCTTCTCTATTGGCTTAGGAGCAGCCCTTACGCCTATTGGTGAACCTCTTTCTACCGTTGCTATATCTAAATTAAAGGGGCTTCCTCATAATGCAGGGTTTTTCTTTCTATTTAACATCCTTTATCCCTACATTTTAAGTGGAATTATCCTTTTAGCAATATTGGGGGCATTTGTCTATAAAAGGGGA is a window encoding:
- a CDS encoding SLC13 family permease; translated protein: MNLPYLILLAIIFFLVLFLPFLNKRVEKNLEAFFLIMGSFSIFNLLIFGKESLNLQFAIHCLKEPIIISLACLISGLLFHHFQNRIKNGVFALERSIGLFSPFLLIVFLGIISSIITAIITSLILVEIIYDLSIKRKEKIAFCVLSCFSIGLGAALTPIGEPLSTVAISKLKGLPHNAGFFFLFNILYPYILSGIILLAILGAFVYKRGKRGLEIEKKEEEKKEIKRVFIRSAKVYIFIIALVLLG